The sequence AAATTGCGACAGGGGTGACGCACGTCGCGAAGGGGTTAAGGTAAGACATGAACCCCGAGCAACTGAAACTCGCAGTCCAGCACTTCTCTGAGCTCCCTGATCCCCGGACAAACCGAGGGCTCAATCAACCCCTCATCAACGTGATCGTCATTGCCCTGTGTGCTGTGCTCAGCGATGCAGACAGCTTCTATGACATGGAGGATTTTGGGGAACTCAAACGGGATTGGCTCTCAAGCTTCCTGGACCTCCACACCGGTATACCCTCCCATGACACCTTCAATCGGGTCTTCGCCAG comes from Deinococcus misasensis DSM 22328 and encodes:
- a CDS encoding transposase family protein, which produces MNPEQLKLAVQHFSELPDPRTNRGLNQPLINVIVIALCAVLSDADSFYDMEDFGELKRDWLSSFLDLHTGIPSHDTFNRVFA